The following coding sequences are from one Bacteroidota bacterium window:
- a CDS encoding M1 family metallopeptidase, translating to MNKIILLILASASWSFSQSVFPVSDANGEARSRTYHVVHYRIEVSFDESAKKVFGKTTTTLVPFTTDFSSFDFDAENMSFKSVSLGNKALAFDSLEKTIRIHLDKAYSYRDTLTVSVEYSCIPQKGLYFIQPDSAYPDEPWQIWSQGEDMDNHFWFPCWDFPNDKATSEVIGTVRGAYTFLSNGKLVEVKEDKKAGTKTFHWKEDKPHASYLIMMAAGDYAVLTDQADGIPLQYYVYKNLVEDAKICLSHTPKMMKFFDQKIGFRYAWEKYAQVQIANFMYGGMENTSATTMLDRILVYDARSRVDQSPVSLIAHEFAHQWWGDVVTCKDWRHIWLNEGFASYFDPLYIEHAFGEDEFTNDMYGAQQGGLFADRVLGRKPIVSVGSYTANVYSRGASVLHMLRFVLGDELFWKAIHHYIERYQFTSVETSDLKKAIEESTGQNLYWFFDQWVYKAGHPVFDVSSVYSDSLRSVLLSVKQVQTMDSLTGLFQTPVDVEIVGAEGSSVHRIDIVKKESTYVIPAGKKPMLVLFDKGDRILKEVNYIGRPIEEWRYQAEFGSDVVARRTAIEHLAKGDTSGETIPLLTKISRNDSFWGVRQAAVNGLGAIHATTEEKTEALIAALSDAKSAVRASAAAQLGAIRTPRVSTVLHKALEDSSYSVESASLTSLAKVDSSDALPLVRSYLHVRSYGNQVANAALNALVRLDSVDGVDAALQDVRYGALKEGRGSAMGVLRQFGRNREDVRRECIVLLKDKSRQLKTNAVDFLGDVGGEADLPALQELASNKEDPASSAAEKAIAKIKERLAKKM from the coding sequence ATGAACAAAATTATTCTTCTAATTCTCGCCTCCGCGTCATGGTCGTTTTCACAATCGGTATTCCCCGTCAGCGATGCGAACGGGGAGGCCCGCAGCCGGACATACCATGTGGTTCATTACAGGATCGAAGTGTCCTTTGATGAATCGGCAAAAAAAGTGTTCGGGAAAACCACAACAACCCTCGTTCCGTTCACGACGGATTTCTCATCGTTTGATTTCGACGCGGAGAACATGAGCTTCAAAAGCGTGTCGCTCGGGAACAAGGCTCTTGCGTTCGACTCGCTCGAGAAAACGATCCGCATCCATCTCGACAAAGCATATTCGTACCGCGATACGCTGACGGTGTCGGTCGAATATTCCTGCATCCCTCAAAAGGGGCTGTATTTCATCCAGCCGGATTCGGCCTACCCGGATGAGCCGTGGCAGATCTGGTCCCAGGGGGAGGATATGGACAACCATTTCTGGTTTCCGTGCTGGGATTTCCCGAACGACAAGGCGACGTCCGAAGTCATCGGAACGGTGCGGGGCGCATATACCTTCCTTTCCAACGGGAAGCTTGTGGAGGTAAAGGAAGACAAGAAGGCAGGGACGAAAACATTCCACTGGAAGGAGGACAAACCGCACGCGTCGTACCTGATCATGATGGCGGCCGGGGACTACGCCGTCCTCACCGATCAGGCAGACGGAATTCCGCTCCAGTATTACGTTTACAAGAACCTGGTCGAGGACGCGAAGATATGCCTTTCGCACACGCCGAAGATGATGAAATTCTTCGACCAGAAGATCGGCTTCAGGTATGCGTGGGAGAAGTACGCGCAGGTGCAGATCGCCAATTTTATGTACGGCGGAATGGAGAATACTTCTGCCACGACAATGCTGGACAGGATTCTGGTCTATGACGCCCGCTCCCGCGTCGACCAGTCCCCGGTGAGTCTGATCGCGCACGAATTCGCGCACCAGTGGTGGGGAGACGTGGTGACGTGCAAAGACTGGAGGCACATCTGGCTTAACGAAGGATTTGCCAGCTACTTTGACCCGCTCTACATCGAGCATGCGTTCGGCGAGGACGAGTTCACCAACGACATGTACGGAGCGCAGCAGGGGGGGCTTTTTGCGGACAGGGTTCTTGGCCGGAAACCGATCGTGAGCGTCGGCTCCTACACGGCGAACGTGTACTCGCGCGGGGCGTCGGTACTGCATATGCTGAGGTTTGTCCTGGGGGACGAACTGTTCTGGAAAGCGATCCATCATTATATCGAAAGATATCAGTTCACGTCGGTCGAGACGAGCGACTTGAAAAAAGCGATCGAGGAATCGACGGGACAGAATCTGTATTGGTTCTTCGACCAATGGGTCTACAAAGCAGGCCATCCGGTGTTCGATGTTTCGTCCGTGTACAGCGATTCGCTCCGTTCTGTTTTGCTGTCCGTCAAACAAGTACAGACGATGGACAGCCTTACCGGGCTTTTTCAGACGCCGGTCGACGTCGAGATCGTCGGCGCGGAAGGGAGTTCGGTCCACCGGATCGATATTGTCAAGAAGGAATCGACGTACGTGATTCCGGCGGGGAAGAAGCCTATGCTTGTCTTGTTCGACAAGGGGGATAGGATCCTGAAAGAAGTGAATTACATCGGGCGGCCGATCGAAGAATGGCGGTACCAAGCGGAATTCGGGAGCGATGTGGTTGCTCGAAGAACCGCGATCGAACACCTTGCGAAGGGCGATACTTCGGGAGAAACAATTCCGCTGCTGACAAAAATTTCCCGGAACGATTCTTTTTGGGGAGTACGACAGGCGGCCGTCAACGGTCTCGGCGCGATTCACGCGACCACGGAGGAAAAAACCGAAGCGTTGATCGCGGCATTGTCCGATGCGAAATCGGCTGTGCGCGCTTCCGCCGCCGCGCAATTGGGAGCCATCCGCACCCCGAGGGTCTCGACCGTGCTTCACAAAGCGCTGGAGGATTCGAGCTATTCCGTGGAATCGGCTTCGCTCACTTCACTCGCAAAGGTCGATTCGTCAGACGCATTGCCGCTCGTGCGATCGTATTTGCACGTACGATCGTACGGCAATCAGGTGGCGAATGCTGCATTGAATGCGCTTGTCCGGCTCGACAGTGTTGATGGAGTCGATGCAGCGCTGCAGGATGTGCGGTACGGAGCGCTTAAGGAAGGGCGGGGATCGGCGATGGGCGTATTGCGGCAGTTCGGACGAAACCGGGAAGATGTAAGAAGAGAATGCATTGTTCTGTTAAAGGACAAGTCCAGGCAGCTAAAAACAAACGCCGTTGATTTTCTCGGAGATGTCGGCGGTGAAGCCGATCTTCCGGCCTTGCAGGAGCTGGCAAGCAACAAAGAGGATCCAGCCAGCAGTGCTGCAGAAAAAGCGATCGCCAAAATTAAAGAACGGCTTGCTAAGAAAATGTAA
- a CDS encoding T9SS type A sorting domain-containing protein → MKALNCGWCFLAVLAVVLFHSGVAQITIQKPDVQQYFKAGASLTIYSDTSRTVNVGPLGGPNVYDFSSLKFPDSMQLTMYSVSQIPQLASRFPAAGLVWGASTQNISSSPLFLFTDTSFIQLANVSVNADSQEYDYFIPNELTLDFPAAYQDTWTTVGEGLGVDSTFVNNAGVHVSTGWNHASTYTMDGYGTLKVMGHSYPCLRRREVEPGTYTYQGFNYFTTSGLIVLVGSNKDQPDTGVVSAQHGGINVIKFNSPASSVAEGTAAPTSMSLSQNFPNPFNPSTRIEFSLPTSQHVLLKIYDVLGRAVETLADSRMSEGTHSVEWAPVNKESGVYFYRLQTDGAATVKKLLYLK, encoded by the coding sequence AGCTCTGAATTGCGGTTGGTGTTTTCTCGCCGTGCTGGCGGTCGTTCTCTTCCATTCAGGTGTTGCGCAGATCACGATCCAGAAGCCGGATGTCCAGCAGTACTTCAAAGCCGGAGCGTCCCTCACCATCTATTCGGACACGAGCAGGACGGTAAACGTCGGCCCCTTGGGCGGTCCGAACGTCTATGATTTTTCTTCTCTGAAATTCCCCGATTCGATGCAGTTGACGATGTATTCGGTTTCGCAAATCCCCCAGCTGGCGTCGCGTTTTCCCGCGGCGGGCCTTGTTTGGGGAGCGTCAACCCAGAATATCAGCAGCAGCCCCCTTTTCCTTTTCACCGACACAAGTTTCATACAGCTTGCAAATGTGAGCGTCAACGCCGACAGTCAGGAGTATGACTACTTTATTCCAAACGAACTCACCTTAGATTTTCCCGCAGCCTACCAGGATACGTGGACAACTGTCGGAGAAGGTCTGGGTGTCGATTCGACGTTTGTGAACAACGCCGGGGTGCACGTCTCGACCGGGTGGAATCATGCCTCTACTTATACGATGGACGGATATGGTACGCTAAAGGTGATGGGGCATTCGTACCCCTGCCTGCGGAGGCGGGAAGTTGAACCGGGCACGTACACATATCAGGGGTTCAATTATTTTACAACGTCGGGTCTCATCGTGCTCGTAGGAAGCAATAAGGATCAGCCCGACACCGGAGTCGTATCCGCGCAACACGGAGGAATCAATGTCATCAAATTCAATTCGCCAGCATCGTCGGTCGCCGAGGGGACCGCGGCTCCAACGTCCATGTCCCTCTCGCAAAATTTTCCCAACCCATTCAACCCGTCAACCCGCATTGAATTTTCGCTCCCCACGTCGCAGCATGTCCTCCTGAAGATCTATGATGTGCTTGGCCGCGCCGTCGAAACGCTTGCCGACAGCCGGATGAGCGAAGGAACCCACAGCGTCGAGTGGGCCCCCGTCAATAAAGAGAGCGGTGTCTATTTTTACCGACTGCAGACCGACGGCGCAGCGACCGTCAAAAAACTCCTGTATCTCAAATAA